In the Caldisericum sp. genome, GAATACACAGTGAGCGGTAAACTTTACCTTTGCATTTTTCCTTATCCTTATGTTAAACACGACATTTTGAAGCCCCTTTTTCTCGACATAGCCTGTGCAAACATGTATAGGAATTGGTAGGATAGTTCCTTCTTCTATCTCCATATCAACTTTAACACCGTTTTCGATTTGTGTTGGAGTAAGTTTTACTCCCTTTACATTGTTTAGTCCTATTACTCTATTTCCGCTTATAATAATTGATGCAACTCTTTTATCAAAGTATTTTGAAGCATCAGCGCCATTTTTCTCAAGCGCCTCTACGAGTTCTTTATATTCATTTGTAACATTTATACTCATTTTGACACCTCCTCTTTTTCTTTAGAAGTCATTGCTTTTTCGTTTTTCTCGGGTACGTTTGGATGGTCGCATATCCCGCACTCTTTTTTGTATTCTTCAATAACTTCTGTTGCTTTCCCTTTGTGTAGGACTACACCATTACAGATATGGTATGCAAAATCAACATTTTCTGCCATCTCTTCTCTGTGTGTTATGATTATTGGTGTGCCACCGTATGAAGCAATATAATTGAGGACATTGTTTACCATTTCAAGGCTCATAATGTCAATTCCAGAGTCTGGCTCATCAAGAATGGCATACCTTGGCTTTAGGACTAAAATAGATGCAAGTTCAACCCTTTTTCTCTCGCCACCGCTCAAGCTTCCGTTAACTTTCCTTGACATATACAATTTCGGGCTCAAACCCACCGTTTCAAGGATATTTTCCAATTCCGCCTTTTCGATTTTTATCTTCCCGCCAAGTGTAAGATATGCACCAATACTTATACCTTCAAACCGTGGAGGCTCCTGAAATACAAGGGTTATCCCTCTTTTTGCTCGCTCATATATTGGAAGGTTTGTAATATCTTCACCATCAAGAAGTATTCTTCCTGTTTGAGGTTTGTAATCTTCAAGTCCCATAATGATATAGCCAAGAGTGCTTTTTCCTGCACCGTTTACGCCAAGGATTGCATACTTTTTGCCCTCTTCAAACTCCATTGAGATGTCGCGGAGGATTATTTTGTTTTCCGCCTTATAACTTATGTTTTCAAGTTTTAGCATATTTCACCTCATTTCACTAAAAAATTATAACA is a window encoding:
- a CDS encoding ABC transporter ATP-binding protein; this encodes MLKLENISYKAENKIILRDISMEFEEGKKYAILGVNGAGKSTLGYIIMGLEDYKPQTGRILLDGEDITNLPIYERAKRGITLVFQEPPRFEGISIGAYLTLGGKIKIEKAELENILETVGLSPKLYMSRKVNGSLSGGERKRVELASILVLKPRYAILDEPDSGIDIMSLEMVNNVLNYIASYGGTPIIITHREEMAENVDFAYHICNGVVLHKGKATEVIEEYKKECGICDHPNVPEKNEKAMTSKEKEEVSK